The Funiculus sociatus GB2-C1 DNA window AAATGGGGAATGGATCAAGGTGCTGGGACAGCGCATGGATGGCGCGATCGCGATTACCGAAACTTCCAACGGGATCGTGGCGCGGTGTAAGCTGCTGCGAGATTTAGAAGTTGGTGATCGCGTAGTTGTCGATGTCGTCGGTATCCGCACCGTGCGTAAAACAGAATCGCGGGAAGTGCGAAATACCCAGGAATTCAGCTTTATGTCTGCTGGCGTTTCCAGCGAACGCCGCGTAGAATTGGTGGTTGAGCAAGTTGCTTGGGAACTTCGCCAAGTCCGGGATCAAGGCGGCAAAGTGGTTGTGACGGCTGGGCCTGTTGTGATTCACACTGGCGGCGGCGAACACTTGGCACATCTAATTCGCCAAGGTTACGTGCAGGCGTTGCTAGGAGGAAATGCGATCGCAGTCCACGACATCGAACAGTCAATGATGGGAACCTCCCTTGGTGTGGATATGAAACGCGGCGTTTCTGTGCGCGGCGGACACCGCCATCACCTGAAGGTAATTAACATGATTCGTCGTTGTGGCAGCATCGAGAAAGCGGTTGAGCAAGGTGTTGTTACCAGTGGTGTTTTATACGAGTGCGTCCGTGCTGGCGTGCCGTTCTCCCTAGCTGGTTCCATCCGCGATGATGGCCCTTTGCCAGATACTCAGACGGATATGATTAAGGCGCAGGAAGAATATGCCCGGTTGTTGGAAGGCGCAGACATGATTCTGATGCTGTCGTCTATGCTACATTCCATCGGTGTCGGAAATATGACCCCAGCTGGGGTGAAGATGGTCTGCGTCGATATTAACCCAGCAGTGGTGACGAAGTTAAGCGATCGCGGTTCTGTGGAATCTGTCGGCGTTGTCACCGATGTGGGTTTATTCCTCAGCTTGTTAGTGCAACAGTTGGATAAGTTGACGAGTCCTTATCAAACTGTTCACACTGTTTAATTTACTTGTAAGGTGGGAAATAAAAAGGCAAAAGGAAAATATCAAGACTTCTTTTGTCTTTTTATATCAAATGTGGTTTATTGCTGATAAAAAAAGAACCCCACCCCCAACCCCTCTTTGCAGGCGATGGACAGGTGGGGTTCTTCTTAATTACGGGCAATCAACCGGATTTGATATTATTCCTCATCTTTATTTCTAAAACTGGTGAAAACTGACTCGATTTTCTATCAACTATTTCAAAAGTTTCCCGGCATCTTCTTTGAACTCATCGGACAACCTCTCTCAACAGGTGATGCCTATGAATTCAAATCAGTAGAAGTCAAACAAACTGCCTTTCGCATCGATGGTATATTTCTACCTGCTGAAGATTTGCCCGACCAACCTATTTACTTTGTAGAAGTACAATTTCAACGCGATACCAGATTCTATCAGCGGTTTTTTGGCGAAACATTTCTCTACCTTTCTCAATATGAACAATCAAACGATTGGCGGGGAGTAGTTCTGTTTAAAACTAGAAGCCAAGATCCAGGCGTAAAGTCACAGTATCGGGAGTTACTGACAAGTCCGCGAATTAGGCGGATATATCTAAATGAATTAGGGGAAGCGGCAGAACAATCCCTTGGCGTGGGGGTGGTGAAATTAATCGTAGAAACTAGAAAAAAAGCAATTGATACGGCAAGACAGCTATTAAACAAAGCTGGACAGGAAATTGCCGATGCAACCCTGAGAAAGCAAATTATAGAATTGATAGAGACAATAGTCTTGTACAAGTTGCCGGAAATGACTCGTCAGGAGTTAGAAGCTATGTTTGGATTTAGTGAGTTAAAGCAAACGAGAATCTATCAAGAAGCCCTCGAAGAAGGTGAAATGAAAGCCAAGTTAGAATCAGTTCCCCGCTTGCTGGCAATGGGGTTGACTGTGGAACAGGTGGCTCAAGGTTTGGGGTTGACAGAGGAACAAGTAAGACAGGCATCTTCCTCTGGGCAAACTTCCGATTAATGTTATGCCAAATGAGTCGAGATTTTAGGGTGCGCTCGCATTCTCCCCCAAACGCGATCGCTTACTAAAATCTCGCTATCCCATTAGTATCACCTATAACAGACATGATTATTTTTTACACTGCTTTTCAGCCATAACCCGCTTTGCTAATAAATAAATATGTGCTTCATAAAATGCTTGAAATTTGGCTCTATGTAAATTTTGGTAATTATTAAAATATTTAACCAAAACTTTAATTTTAAATTAATGATAATACCTACGAATTTAAAGTAGGCAATCGAGGGATTCTACTGAAGTAAAATTAATAAAAATAGAGAAAAATGTAAGAGGTAGTTTTATGAATATTATTGTATGTTAAAGCTTTCTACTTTAACTTTAGCTTTGACCGCAGCCTATGTTTTTTTACCAAGCAAGGTTGGTTTTACTCAAACTCCCGCCCCTGTTAATAAGTCCCGACCTGAGACACCATATTGCTATATGCAAACTCAGGCGGGATCAACTCTTGATTTAAGCAAATTGTGTGTCTCTAATACTCCTATTCCTAATAGAAGAATTTATACTCCTCCTATTCCTAATAGAAGAATCTATACTCCTCCTATTCCTAATAGAAACATTAATACTGGAGGTGCTGCTGCCAGTAGTGCTAGTGGTTTCAGTAGGAGAGGTGGGATGAATTGTGTAACTGCTGCCAGTAGTGCCAGTGCTTCGAGTAGTGTAAGCCGTGGAGGTGTTACAAGTAGCACCAGTGCTGCCAGCAATTCCAGCGCTTACAGCTGTGTCGGTTACTGAGGATTCATCGAGTCGCTTTGAACCATTGAGTAATGCCATTTGCGATTGCTTGCGCCATTCTCTGCTGTTCGGTGGGATTCGTAATCCATTCAAATTCCTCTGGATTGCTCATAAAACCGAGTTCTAGCAACACTGAAGGTGCGGAGGCGGGACGAGCAAGCGCTAGATTATTCCAAAAAACACCATAGGAAGGACGACCCCCTTCCTGCACTATGTGGTTATGTAGAAATACCGCTAAATCCTGAGCTTGGGGATGATACCAAAAAGTCCCGAATCCTTTGGTGTTTTGAGGATCGCCATCGTCGGGAAGAGAATTGTAATGGATGGAAAGCGCGATCGCGGGTTTCACTGCATCAATGAGCGCCGCCCGTTGGGGCAAGGACAATTCCTTATCCGTCTCGCGGGTAAGATACACAGTAGCCCCCCGTGCAATCAGCTGATTTGCGATCAGCTTCGACACATATAAATTGGCATCTTTTTCCGCATAACCCGTAGGCCCCGCCGCACCCGATTCTTTACCGCCATGTCCGGGATCGAGAAGAATTTTGATCCCAGATAAAGGCTTGCTAGAGGACGCAGAACTCAAGCGAGGCGGATGGCGCAGAGAAAGCACCAAACTCGTTCCCTCGTATCTGACTGTATAACCCCATTGCTGCGCTTGTTTCAGATTAAAGGTATATTGCACCATTCCCGGCATTACCTGTTCCCAGTCGAGGCGAGAAATCACGGGATCGGGATCGAGGCGAATAATGTCTGTTTGGGCGGTGGTGTTGTAAAGTGTTAATCTCAAAGCGCGATCGCCTTGCTGCACAACTAGCGGTACTGGCACTTGCAAGGGAAAAATCACCTCTGTCGCACCGGGAACCTGACGCGCGCGGATACTGCGAATGAAGGTGCGCGGCGGTACTGCACCTTTAACAATTTGAACTTCCTGACTATTAATCCAACCGCCATAGTCTAAGCGCACCCATTCCCCTTCTCTACCTGTAACCGTTGCTTGCGTTCCTTTCGGTAGCGGCGTGAGGCGAGAATAATCTGTACTTGGCCCAGTTCTGGCGACACCAGCATCAACAATCACAGAAGCAACCTCTAGATTGGCTGGATTCAAAATCTGCACCTTACCAGGCCCAGTCTGAGTCGTAGAAGCGGGTGTTTTTGTAGTAGTCGGTTTTGGTTTGTCGCTTTCGGCAGGCTTTTGTGTAACCTGTAGGGGTTTTTGGGGAAGGGGAATGGGAAGACCAGGATTTGCTGTTTTCGGATTCATCGTCAATTGAAATTGAGGATGTCCTAAATCTGCTGCTGCTGCTGCTGCTGCACAACCTAGATATTGTCCGGCTCCAGCAATAGCATAAGGTTGATTTTGTTCGGTCAACGCCGCCGAATTTGCTGGTAATTGTACCACCTGCGGCTGTTCCATCAGGGGAATAGTTTGACCGCCCAGCATG harbors:
- a CDS encoding N-acetylmuramoyl-L-alanine amidase, whose amino-acid sequence is MKNILGIAVLSLVMAAPASAKQSLHISYPPTNHKTTSDKIFLIGTAPPTGQVLVNGKAIVRSKKGHFAPSFGLKPGENLLTVRYQNQEVKIKVTRTSTQPTPPKGLGFAKDSLTPAVDIARLPGELICFGAIAPENGDVSVMLGGQTIPLMEQPQVVQLPANSAALTEQNQPYAIAGAGQYLGCAAAAAAADLGHPQFQLTMNPKTANPGLPIPLPQKPLQVTQKPAESDKPKPTTTKTPASTTQTGPGKVQILNPANLEVASVIVDAGVARTGPSTDYSRLTPLPKGTQATVTGREGEWVRLDYGGWINSQEVQIVKGAVPPRTFIRSIRARQVPGATEVIFPLQVPVPLVVQQGDRALRLTLYNTTAQTDIIRLDPDPVISRLDWEQVMPGMVQYTFNLKQAQQWGYTVRYEGTSLVLSLRHPPRLSSASSSKPLSGIKILLDPGHGGKESGAAGPTGYAEKDANLYVSKLIANQLIARGATVYLTRETDKELSLPQRAALIDAVKPAIALSIHYNSLPDDGDPQNTKGFGTFWYHPQAQDLAVFLHNHIVQEGGRPSYGVFWNNLALARPASAPSVLLELGFMSNPEEFEWITNPTEQQRMAQAIANGITQWFKATR
- a CDS encoding Rpn family recombination-promoting nuclease/putative transposase; the encoded protein is MKTDSIFYQLFQKFPGIFFELIGQPLSTGDAYEFKSVEVKQTAFRIDGIFLPAEDLPDQPIYFVEVQFQRDTRFYQRFFGETFLYLSQYEQSNDWRGVVLFKTRSQDPGVKSQYRELLTSPRIRRIYLNELGEAAEQSLGVGVVKLIVETRKKAIDTARQLLNKAGQEIADATLRKQIIELIETIVLYKLPEMTRQELEAMFGFSELKQTRIYQEALEEGEMKAKLESVPRLLAMGLTVEQVAQGLGLTEEQVRQASSSGQTSD